DNA from Vibrio alfacsensis:
ATGAGTCCGCCATGTCTTTGTTGGATAACCGTTTTCGTGTCGACTCGACGATCGAACAAATCACCTTTTTGGTATATCGTGAACAAAGCTCTCAACCTGTCGTACTGGTGCGCCCTGATGGTAAAAAATATTACGCGTGGGGCACGTATGATAATGTGCGTTGGTATCAAGAGTCTTCTTTAGACATCATCTCTGTCGATAATCCTATGCCTGGCCCGTGGCAAGCGGTAGGCAAGGTGACACCAAAAAACAACATCCGATTGCTTTCACATCTTAAGCTTAATACGGATGTATTCCCGACGCGCCTTTACCAAAATGAGGCGCTCAAATTTACCGCCCAATTAACCTCAGATGATAAACCGCTGGTACTGCGTGATTTTCTTGATCGCGTAAACCTGCGTGTCACCTTTACCAAGTTTGTAGAAAATGAAGATCAGTTAATTAAAGAGGCGCGTCCTGTTCCAATGGTGATTGGTGAATTTGCGGACGACGGCCGAGATCTTGATGAAAGAGCAGGGGACGGTATTTTTACGGTCCAATTACCCATTGATATCGAGCCAGGAAAATATCGTGCACGTATTACTTCGGGGAACGGAGTCTTTTTGCGAGCACAAGAGCAAGTGGTTTTGGTTTACCCATCCCCCATTTCTCGTACTTTTATTCAATCGCGTCATGCTAACCAACCTCATCAGCTGGTGGTCAGTGGGGAGCAGGGCATGATAGAGCCGGGTTCTATTGCGGTGAGTATTGAGCAAGCGGCCCCAGATGGCTTTGTTAGCTACAGCCAAGGTCAAGTCTCACCTGATGGCAGCAAAACCACACTGAAAATGGATAATGACCCAGAACTTGGTAAATACTCGTGGCATGGTGAAGTGTTTGCCACTGATTTGGCGACAAAGCGTGCTCTGGTATTCCCAATTCAAGAACAGAGCTTTAGCGTGGTTGACGATGTCGATCTGGAAGCCGCCCGCAAAGCGAAAGAGGCACAGTTAGCAGAGCAACGTCGTATCGAAATGGAAAAACGCATCATTGCCGAGCGTGAAGCCAAGCGTCAGCGCAATATGATCATTATCGCAGTTGGTAATGTTGTTGCTCTTATTCTGGTTTTGTTACTGTGGTTAGTGTGGAGCAAGCTCAAAGCTAAGCGCGAATCCATACCAGAGATGCAACTGGAACTCCCGAAAAGATAGTATCGGCATCGTAGCAAATAATGGGTCATTCTAGCTTGTGAGAACGCTCGATAACTACGAATCCAAATCACGATCTTAATCACTTCGCTGTTCCTGTCATTATCTATGCTAGACTCACGGCATCAGCTATATGAATGACTCATCATTTGTTTACCTGAGGGGAGCAATAGGGCTGCCATATATTTTGTAAAGGTATAAAAATGAGCAAATTAAGTTCGGCTGAACGTAAAGCACGTGATAATGAGCGTTTCTCTCAGCGCGTCAGTGAACGTCGTGAGAAAGGCGAAGATGTCGTTGCGTACGCACTGGCTAATAAAAAAGCAGTGAAGTTTCTGACCAAGTCAGAAAAGAAAGCACTGAATGAACGTAAAGCAACGCTTCAAGAAGAGTTAAAGCTTAAAGAGCAAGAAGAACTGCGCAGAATTGAACAGTCGTTTATTGTTGAAGAAAATAACGAAGAATAAACGCCACTCTCGCGAAGGCTAGGTTGTACTTAGTCGAGAGTCAATAAAAAACGGGAGCCTCGGCTCCCGTTTTGCTTTTCTAACGTTTATTCAAGCTTGTATCTGCTTATGCGACGTTTTCCATCTGAGGGTAGAGCGGCTTTGCGGCCAATAGTTCTGGCTCAAAATCGTCTACGTTGATGGTATCTAAGCGATGTTGCTCGGCTTCTCTCAGTAGCTCTGCCTCTTCTTGGGTGATCAGACCTTGCTCTAACCCCTCTTGTGCAATCATATCCAAGCGCACGAACGGACGGCGTTTGCCTTGTGCTTTACATACTTTGTCAAACACAGGTTCCGCTTGAAGAATCACAGACAGTGCTAGCTCAATCTTACCTGCTGCATTGTGCTCAGTGGGTTCTAGATACTGACCACGACCGATGCGTGAACGCGTTGCACTTGGCGTTTGAAGAATGCGCGCGACTTTGCTGTCGAGTTTATCGCTCGGCGCTTTACGTACGCGGCCAAATGGCATAATCAATACACGCAGTGCACGACCAATCACTTTATTCGGGAAGTTCGCTAGGAATTCATCAATTGCGGCTTCAGTTTGTTTCAAGCTGTCTTGTAGGCCCCAATGGACAAGTGGCAAGTCTTCTACAGGACGGCCATCTTGCTCAAAGCGTTTTAATGCTGCTGAACTTAGGTAAAGTTGACTTAGAATATCACCAAGGCGTGCAGAAAGACGTTCTTTGCGTTTCAGCGAGCCGCCTAATACCGCCATTGAGATATCTGATAGCAAAGCTAGGTTTGCGCTATAACGGTTCAATTGCTGGTAGTAACGCTTCGTCGCGTCTTTTGTTGGTGATGTTGAGCCAAGACCGTCACTTAGGCCAAACCAAATACTGCGAACTAGGTTGCTCATGGTAAAGCTCACGTGACCCGCTAGCGCTTTGTCGAATTTCTCAACCGCGTCATCGGCATCAGAGTAGGCAGCATTCATTTCCTCTAGAACGTATGGGTGGCAACGAATCGCACCTTGGCCAAAGATGATCATAGAACGTGTTAGAATGTTTGCACCCTCTACGGTTACCGCAATTGGGGCGCCCTGGTAACCACGCGCTAGGAAGTTCGATGGGCCC
Protein-coding regions in this window:
- a CDS encoding TIGR03503 family protein; protein product: MLRALSVALLAIWSCFAFAANESAMSLLDNRFRVDSTIEQITFLVYREQSSQPVVLVRPDGKKYYAWGTYDNVRWYQESSLDIISVDNPMPGPWQAVGKVTPKNNIRLLSHLKLNTDVFPTRLYQNEALKFTAQLTSDDKPLVLRDFLDRVNLRVTFTKFVENEDQLIKEARPVPMVIGEFADDGRDLDERAGDGIFTVQLPIDIEPGKYRARITSGNGVFLRAQEQVVLVYPSPISRTFIQSRHANQPHQLVVSGEQGMIEPGSIAVSIEQAAPDGFVSYSQGQVSPDGSKTTLKMDNDPELGKYSWHGEVFATDLATKRALVFPIQEQSFSVVDDVDLEAARKAKEAQLAEQRRIEMEKRIIAEREAKRQRNMIIIAVGNVVALILVLLLWLVWSKLKAKRESIPEMQLELPKR
- a CDS encoding DNA polymerase III subunit epsilon; translated protein: MSKLSSAERKARDNERFSQRVSERREKGEDVVAYALANKKAVKFLTKSEKKALNERKATLQEELKLKEQEELRRIEQSFIVEENNEE